In a single window of the Mauremys reevesii isolate NIE-2019 linkage group 3, ASM1616193v1, whole genome shotgun sequence genome:
- the SNRPB2 gene encoding U2 small nuclear ribonucleoprotein B'': MDIRPNHTIYINNINDNIKKDELKRSLYALFSQFGHVVDIVALKTMKMRGQAFVIFKELGSSTNALRQLQGFPFYGKPMRIQYAKTDSDVISKMRGTFADKEKRKEKKKAKSLEQSANAANKKLGQGTTQNSLNVQGASSQNQQVPDNPPNYILFLNNLPEETNEMMLSMLFNQFPGFKEVRLVPGRHDIAFVEFENEGQAGAARDALQGFKITPSHAMKITYAKK; encoded by the exons ATGGATATCAGACCAAACCAtaccatttatatcaataatatAAATGACAACATTAAAAAAGACG AACTGAAGAGATCCTTGTATGCGCTTTTCTCACAGTTTGGTCATGTAGTAGACATTGTGGCTTTAAAGACGATGAAAATGAGAGGACAGGCCTTTGTCATATTTAAAGAACTTGGATCATCCACCAATGCTTTGAGACAGTTACAAGGTTTTCCATTTTACGGCAAACCAATg CGTATTCAGTATGCAAAAACAGATTCTGATGTGATTTCCAAAATGCGCGGTACATTTGCTGATAaggaaaagaggaaagaaaagaaaaaggctaAATCCCTGGAGCAGTCAGCTAATGCAGCAAATAAAAAACTTGGTCAG GGAACAACACAGAATTCTTTGAATGTCCAAGGGGCTTCGTCACAGAATCAACAG GTGCCTGATAATCCACCAAACTATATACTCTTCCTTAATAACTTGCCAGAAGAGACAAATGAGATGATGCTGTCTATGCTATTTAATCA GTTCCCTGGCTTCAAAGAAGTACGTCTAGTGCCTGGGAGACATGACATTGCTTTTGTGGAGTTTGAAAATGAAGGACAGGCAGGAGCTGCTCGTGATGCTCTCCAAGGGTTCAAGATTACTCCATCCCATGCAATGAAAATCACATATGCTAAGAAATAA